A region from the Sorex araneus isolate mSorAra2 chromosome 6, mSorAra2.pri, whole genome shotgun sequence genome encodes:
- the LOC129405739 gene encoding olfactory receptor 5B3-like, protein MFFFGGFATVEIYLLASMAFDRYLAVCRPLHFTTTMTTCVYACFITGSYICGFLNISIQTGDTFSLSFCGSNVVHHFFCDFPGVMVLSCWDRRVSEMVLVSVVSFNIFFALLVILTSYTFIFITILKMRSSAGYQKALSTCASHFVAVSIF, encoded by the coding sequence ATGTTCTTTTTCGGAGGATTTGCTACTGTGGAAATTTACCTCTTGGCCTCAATGGCCTTTGACCGCTACTTGGCAGTGTGCAGACCCCTGCATTTCACCACCACCATGACAACATGTGTTTATGCTTGTTTTATAACAGGCTCCTATATATGTGGTTTTCTGAATATCTCTATCCAGACTGGGGATACATTCAGCCTCTCTTTCTGTGGGTCCAACGTGGTCCACCACTTTTTCTGTGATTTTCCAGGAGTCATGGTTCTCTCCTGCTGGGACAGACGTGTTAGTGAGATGGTTCTTGTTTCTGTGGTGAGCTTCAACATCTTCTTTGCTCTCCTGGTTATCTTGACATCCTACACATTCATATTCATCACCATCCTAAAGATGCGCTCGTCTGCAGGGTACCAGAAGGCTCTCTCCACCTGTGCTTCCCACTTTgttgcagtttctatcttctag
- the LOC129405671 gene encoding olfactory receptor 5B3-like, producing the protein MKNSTEVTEFILLGLTDAPELQVPLFIMFTLIYLITLTGNLGMVLLILLDSRLYTPMYFFLSNLSLVDFCYSSAVTPTVMSGLLTDHKVISYNACAAQMFFFGAFATVENYLLASMAFDRYLAVCRPLHYTTTMTTCVCACFITGSYICGFLNASIHTGDTFSLSFCGSNVVHHFFCDLPAVVVLTCSDRRVTEMVLFSVVSFNIFFALLVILTSYTFIFITILKIRSSAGYQKALSTCASHFVAVSIFYGTIIFMYLQPSSSHSMDTDKMASVFYTMIIPMLNPIVYSLRNKEVKSAFMKVVLEAKLFLGL; encoded by the coding sequence ATGAAGAACAGCACAGAAGTGACAGAATTCATCCTGCTTGGACTAACGGATGCTCCGGAACTGCAGGTTCCTCTCTTTATCATGTTCACCCTCATCTACCTCATCACTCTGACTGGGAACTTGGGGATGGTCCTGTTGATTCTGCTGGACTCTCGTCTCTATActcccatgtactttttcctcagCAACCTGTCCCTGGTGGACTTTTGTTACTCTTCAGCAGTTACTCCCACGGTCATGTCTGGATTGCTTACAGACCACAAGGTCATCTCCTACAACGCATGCGCTGCACAAATGTTCTTTTTCGGAGCATTCGCCACTGTGGAAAATTACCTCTTGGCCTCAATGGCCTTTGACCGCTACTTGGCAGTGTGCAGACCCCTGCATTACACCACCACCATGACAACATGTGTTTGTGCTTGTTTCATAACAGGCTCCTATATCTGTGGTTTTCTGAATGCCTCTATCCATACTGGGGATACATTCAGCCTCTCTTTCTGTGGGTCCAACGTGGTCCACCACTTTTTCTGTGATTTACCGGCAGTCGTGGTTCTCACCTGCTCTGACAGACGTGTTACTGAGATGGTGCTTTTTTCTGTGGTGAGCTTCAACATCTTCTTTGCTCTCCTGGTTATCTTGACATCCTACACATTCATATTCATCACCATCCTAAAGATACGCTCGTCTGCAGGGTACCAGAAGGCTCTCTCCACCTGTGCTTCCCACTTTgtagcagtttctatcttctatGGGACAATTATCTTCATGTACTTACAGCCTAGCTCAAGCCATTCCATGGACACAGACAAAATGGCGTCTGTGTTCTACACCATGATcatccccatgctgaaccccatAGTCTACAGCCTAAGGAACAAGGAGGTCAAGAGTGCATTTATGAAGGTTGTTTTAGAGGCAAAACTATTCTTAGgattgtga